Genomic DNA from Deltaproteobacteria bacterium:
ACCCGGCCAGGACTTCGGCAGCGCCCATCCGCATCGCCGTATGAGTGTCATGGCCGCAGGCATGCATCACGGGGACCTTGGCCCCTTTCCAGGTCGCTTCAACCTTGGACGCATAAGGCAGGCCGGTCAGTTCCTTGACCGGTAAGGCATCCATATCGGCCCGAAGGGCAACGACCGGGGTGCTTTTTGTGCCTCTCAAAATACCAATGACACCGGTCTTCGCTACGCCGGTCTGCACTTCCATCCCGAGACTTCTCAAATGATCGGCGACGAGTTTGGCGGTTCTGACTTCCTGATAGCCAAGCTCAGGATGCTCGTGAATATCTCGACGCCACTGAACGACTTTCGGTTCGACCTTTTTGGCCAGAACATCAATATCCGATTGAAGCGGGTCGGCATACGCGCCCTCAACAAACAGAGTTGAACCTGTCAAAAAGACAAACATCATCAGACCAATACCATAAATACGAACTTCTCTTGTTAACCGCGACATAACGATCTCCTTTCTTGTGGTTCATTCCGTATCAGTAAATTTCATTGCCCTTTGCCATAGTGCCCCCATCGGGAATTGGGGGAGAAAACCACCCCTCCAAGCGAAGACTTCAGGATGCCTGGTTAATCCGGAAATACCATACCACTTTTTTTATCGACTGCTATTCTCAACAATATTGGCAAAGTACACTATCGATTTTCGTTTGTCCATCATTTGTTTCAATAATTTGTTTCAGTCAGTTCTTGTTACGTATGGCGACTGGTAATGCTATTATAGAACATTTGCCATAACATTGAGATTTGATGATCGGGTGTTTTTGCCCGGGGAGATAAGTAGCGAGTCAGAACCGTCCCCCGTTAAGGGATTCAGAGGTTATTTCTTGAAGATATCTTTTAGAGGAATGGATAATTCGTCCAGGATTCCCACCTGGATGGTGTCCTCTATGGCATAAACCGACGGTCTCCCATACTGCCTTTGGGGATCCAAACTGAAAACCATTATGATTTCATCCGTGGGGTTGACGATCCAGTATTCGTTGACCCCCATGCGTTCATAGAGAGAGAATTTTTCTTTGAGATCCTTACGGGCAGTTGATGGGGAAGTTATTTCGACAATCAGGTCGGGAGGGCCGAGACACCCCTTATCATCTAACTTGCCTTGGTCACAGACTACGACCAGATCGGGCTGGACGATGGTGGTTATTTCATCTTCTTTCTCTTCACCGTCAGGCAAACGGACGTCGAAAGGGGCGACATAAACTCGGCACTCTTTATCAGTCAGGAAATTATAAAATTTATTCAACAGGGCCACGAGAATTTCTTGATGGGTCCGGGATGGGGCCGGGGTCATATTGTAGGGAACCCCGCCGATCAATTCCCAACGTTCATTCTCCGGCCACTTTAAATAGTCGCCGTAATTGAAGCCCATTTCTTTTTTAGGTTTTGACTGAGCGCCCATAAGATTGATAAGACTTTGCTTTCTGATGGGTGGAGTATAAAATATAAAAAAGGGCAAGGTCAAGGTAAAAATAGGGCCGAAGGCAGGGGGCCAAAGGGGGACTTCTGAAGAAATAGGGGATTTTAGCAGCCCTGAACTTTACCAGTGGAAGGGGATAAGGGGAAAAGGAGAGGCAGACCTTCAAAATTTGGGCGAACTACCTCCTTTGCATTCTGAGCTTTCCTTAAACGGTGGGGTGATCTGCGGAACCCTCAAAATCCTGATCAGGGAGCAGCCTCATAGAAAGAAAGCTGGGAATCCGAGTAGACTATCAGAAATTCGAGGGCTTTTGGTTGGGGGTCTCTGGTTGGTTTGTCATACGCCCAAGTGCAAAAGAATCTTTCTGTTTGACAGACATAATTCATAACGTGTAATAAGCAATTATGAGAATGACGATATCATTACCGGATCAATTGGCTAAAAGGTTTCAGGCCATTGTGTCCCCCCGACAGAGATCTCGGATGCTGGCGGCCTTGCTTGCACAGGAACTAAAAAAGAAGGAAGAAGCCCTGGAAGCTGCCTGCCTGTCAGCCAATAGAGACAGATTGTTAGAAAAAGAGATCGATGAATGGCAGACCTTTGAAAATGGATTTGCCGAATGACCTCTGCAGCAATTAAACGGGGTGAGGTGTGGTGGGTTAGTCTTGACCCAACCCAAGGCTCTGAAATTAAAAAGACCAGACCTTGTCTGGTGTTATCAACTAATATACTTAACCGGTTACGTAAAACTATGGAAATCAAAATCATGGAATCGAAAATCGTTAAAGGGCTTTTTCTTTGCGGGGAAGTTTTGGAATATCCAGGGAAAGACTGGCGGCTATAATCTCCAGTTGAGCTTCTATGACGATCTCTAAAATCGACCTCCGAAATCTGACTTTCGAAGAATTAAGGGACTGGATAACTATCCTTGGACTTGAGCCCTA
This window encodes:
- a CDS encoding M20/M25/M40 family metallo-hydrolase; the protein is MMFVFLTGSTLFVEGAYADPLQSDIDVLAKKVEPKVVQWRRDIHEHPELGYQEVRTAKLVADHLRSLGMEVQTGVAKTGVIGILRGTKSTPVVALRADMDALPVKELTGLPYASKVEATWKGAKVPVMHACGHDTHTAMRMGAAEVLAG
- a CDS encoding Uma2 family endonuclease, which encodes MGAQSKPKKEMGFNYGDYLKWPENERWELIGGVPYNMTPAPSRTHQEILVALLNKFYNFLTDKECRVYVAPFDVRLPDGEEKEDEITTIVQPDLVVVCDQGKLDDKGCLGPPDLIVEITSPSTARKDLKEKFSLYERMGVNEYWIVNPTDEIIMVFSLDPQRQYGRPSVYAIEDTIQVGILDELSIPLKDIFKK
- a CDS encoding type II toxin-antitoxin system PemK/MazF family toxin, whose protein sequence is MTSAAIKRGEVWWVSLDPTQGSEIKKTRPCLVLSTNILNRLRKTMEIKIMESKIVKGLFLCGEVLEYPGKDWRL